From a region of the Methanobrevibacter thaueri genome:
- a CDS encoding phenylacetate--CoA ligase family protein, translating into MFWNEEIETMPRQDLEELQLKKLQSTVKRAFEKIPYYNKRYSEAEVYPEDIETLKDIEKLPFITKDDLRESYPFGLFAVDIKEIKELHSSSGTTGKPVVSGYTEKDLDTWAETIARGLTMMGIGEDDILQNTHGYGMFTGGFGVHYGSHKVGAAIIPISTGQTRRQIEIMKDFGATGLIFTPSYGIHLAEVALEDGIDPKELGIKAIGFGAEGWTEEIRQRVEELFGTKAYNIYGLTELMGPGVGIECEAQKGLHIAEDIYYPEIIDPNTQQVLGENTPGELVLTNLEREGMPVIRFRTKDLTKITYEKCECGRTHARMSRITGRSDDMIKVKGVAIFPSQIEKALLKVGDAEPHYMIIVTRPGTLDEIEVKVEVSQDIFFDGVKEMMAVQNKIGKSIENETGIRVKVTLVEPKTLPRFEGKAKRVIDERNLH; encoded by the coding sequence ATGTTTTGGAACGAAGAAATTGAAACTATGCCAAGGCAAGACCTTGAAGAATTACAATTAAAAAAGCTTCAAAGCACTGTAAAAAGAGCATTTGAAAAAATACCTTATTACAACAAGAGATACAGTGAAGCAGAAGTTTATCCAGAAGACATAGAGACTTTAAAGGATATTGAAAAATTACCATTCATAACAAAAGATGACTTGCGCGAAAGCTATCCTTTCGGACTTTTTGCTGTAGACATCAAAGAAATTAAGGAATTACACTCATCATCCGGAACAACCGGAAAACCTGTGGTATCCGGATACACAGAAAAAGACCTTGACACATGGGCTGAAACCATAGCAAGAGGATTGACCATGATGGGAATCGGTGAGGATGACATCCTACAGAACACCCACGGATACGGAATGTTTACAGGAGGATTCGGAGTCCACTACGGTTCACACAAGGTCGGCGCCGCAATCATCCCGATTTCAACCGGACAAACCCGCAGACAAATCGAGATAATGAAGGATTTCGGGGCGACCGGATTGATCTTCACACCATCTTACGGAATACACCTTGCTGAAGTTGCCCTTGAGGATGGAATCGACCCAAAAGAATTGGGAATCAAAGCAATAGGATTCGGAGCTGAAGGATGGACCGAAGAAATCAGGCAAAGGGTGGAAGAGCTCTTCGGAACCAAGGCCTACAACATCTACGGATTGACAGAACTTATGGGTCCTGGAGTAGGTATCGAATGTGAAGCCCAAAAAGGTCTGCACATTGCAGAAGACATCTATTACCCAGAAATCATCGATCCAAACACCCAACAAGTATTGGGGGAAAACACTCCTGGAGAACTGGTCTTAACAAACTTAGAACGTGAAGGAATGCCTGTAATCAGATTCAGAACAAAAGACTTAACCAAGATTACCTATGAAAAATGTGAATGCGGAAGGACACATGCAAGAATGAGCAGAATTACCGGAAGATCCGACGACATGATTAAAGTGAAAGGAGTGGCTATTTTCCCATCACAAATTGAAAAAGCGTTGCTCAAGGTCGGCGATGCAGAGCCTCATTATATGATTATAGTTACCAGACCTGGCACTTTGGATGAAATCGAAGTAAAAGTGGAAGTCTCACAGGACATCTTCTTCGACGGCGTCAAGGAAATGATGGCAGTTCAAAATAAAATCGGAAAATCAATAGAAAACGAAACAGGAATAAGGGTTAAAGTAACATTAGTGGAACCAAAAACCCTGCCAAGATTTGAAGGAAAGGCAAAAAGGGTTATCGATGAGAGAAACCTACACTGA
- a CDS encoding acetolactate synthase: MKIKQLSIFLQNKMGSLSKPLEVLTFANVNIRAMCMADTSEFGILRLVVDDPIKGKEALEENNYLVKITEIIAVEMNDTPGGLTTVLRAIKNNLIDLEYLYAFSHNKEGKAILLLHADDIDRLIEILTAHGFTIVPAEEVYNL; this comes from the coding sequence ATGAAAATCAAACAACTATCAATATTTTTACAGAACAAAATGGGAAGCCTATCAAAACCTCTGGAAGTGCTCACTTTCGCTAACGTCAACATCAGGGCAATGTGCATGGCGGACACTTCCGAATTCGGTATCTTAAGACTTGTTGTTGACGATCCAATCAAAGGAAAAGAAGCTCTTGAGGAAAACAATTACCTGGTCAAGATTACCGAAATCATTGCTGTTGAAATGAATGACACACCTGGAGGATTGACCACCGTCTTAAGAGCCATTAAAAACAATTTAATTGATTTGGAATATCTTTATGCATTCAGTCATAACAAAGAAGGCAAAGCCATATTGTTATTGCATGCAGACGATATTGACAGACTTATAGAAATTCTAACTGCTCACGGATTTACTATTGTTCCAGCAGAGGAAGTTTATAATTTATAA
- a CDS encoding MarR family transcriptional regulator has product MDNKEKVIEAFKNSEEPLNAKKVSELSGVEKKEVDKIMKELKKDETIVSPKRCYWTLAE; this is encoded by the coding sequence ATGGATAACAAAGAAAAAGTAATCGAGGCATTTAAAAATTCAGAAGAACCTTTGAATGCAAAAAAAGTCAGTGAACTGTCCGGCGTTGAGAAAAAGGAAGTTGACAAAATAATGAAAGAACTGAAAAAGGATGAAACAATCGTTTCTCCAAAAAGATGCTATTGGACATTGGCCGAATAG
- a CDS encoding SDR family NAD(P)-dependent oxidoreductase, with amino-acid sequence MGKLDGKVAIVTGSTSGMGRSTAKLFAEEGAKVVVTGRNEERANAVVDDIKAAGGEAFAVIADMANVDDIKKIFDATIEEYGTVDILFNNAGLLSVTPLLEITKEEWDKVFAVDVYAPLYLTQLVAPVMKEKGKGVVINTCSVASYAAHFGFVGYISSKHAIAGLTKSMAFELGPEIRCNGIAPGAIHTAMVDSIGGVEALQMMVDGAPMKRVGQGEDIAALALFLASDESEFVDGQIIRCDGGFEC; translated from the coding sequence ATGGGAAAACTAGACGGAAAAGTAGCAATCGTCACCGGATCAACCTCCGGTATGGGTCGTTCTACAGCCAAATTATTCGCTGAAGAAGGTGCAAAAGTTGTTGTAACTGGAAGAAACGAAGAAAGAGCAAACGCTGTAGTGGATGACATTAAGGCAGCTGGCGGAGAAGCATTCGCAGTCATTGCTGATATGGCTAATGTTGACGACATCAAAAAAATCTTTGATGCAACCATTGAAGAATATGGAACTGTCGACATTCTTTTCAACAATGCAGGACTTTTAAGCGTAACCCCTCTTTTAGAAATTACCAAAGAGGAATGGGACAAAGTATTTGCAGTTGATGTATACGCTCCATTATACTTAACCCAATTGGTAGCTCCTGTAATGAAAGAAAAAGGAAAAGGTGTTGTAATTAACACTTGTTCAGTAGCATCCTACGCTGCACACTTTGGATTTGTAGGCTACATCTCATCCAAACACGCTATTGCAGGTCTTACCAAATCCATGGCATTCGAACTTGGTCCTGAAATAAGATGTAACGGTATTGCTCCTGGTGCTATCCACACCGCTATGGTAGATAGTATTGGTGGAGTAGAAGCATTACAAATGATGGTTGACGGAGCTCCTATGAAAAGGGTTGGTCAAGGAGAAGATATTGCTGCATTAGCATTGTTCCTTGCTTCTGACGAATCTGAATTCGTAGACGGTCAAATCATCAGATGTGACGGCGGATTTGAGTGTTAA
- a CDS encoding beta-ribofuranosylaminobenzene 5'-phosphate synthase, translating to MIIRAPSRIHMSLIDLNGSYRRVDGGIGLALADPQFVLEVEQIDSGIELEFADTVTDEEAILECKEKIPDAAQKTIEHFDIDAGFKFIVHQTYPPHSGFGSGTQIAVSTAHLITETMGIEIESRELSSIVGRGGTSGIGTYTHDLGGFIVDGGHSKEEKPLFLPSGASQAKPATLIARYEFPEEWNILIAIPHIEKHMEGDDEVDVFQTYCPIPKEEVEQVSHLILMNLVPFMLEKDIKNFGWAVSELQKVGFNKLEHSLDDSYLPTMKAIEEAGAYGVGISSFGPVLYTMFDESNEFIVEKTKEIIGDKGTVFVTKAQNHGYVIEK from the coding sequence ATGATTATTAGAGCACCTTCAAGAATACATATGTCCCTTATTGACTTGAACGGGTCATATAGAAGAGTCGATGGTGGAATTGGTCTAGCATTAGCTGATCCACAATTTGTATTGGAAGTTGAGCAAATCGATAGCGGAATCGAGCTTGAATTTGCAGACACTGTAACAGACGAGGAAGCTATTTTGGAATGTAAGGAAAAAATCCCTGATGCCGCTCAAAAGACTATTGAGCACTTTGACATTGATGCAGGGTTCAAATTTATCGTACATCAAACTTACCCTCCACATTCCGGTTTTGGAAGTGGAACTCAAATTGCTGTTTCAACAGCTCATTTAATAACAGAAACAATGGGAATTGAAATCGAAAGCCGTGAATTAAGCAGCATTGTTGGAAGAGGCGGAACTTCCGGTATCGGTACATACACCCACGATTTAGGTGGTTTCATTGTTGATGGTGGACACAGCAAAGAGGAAAAACCTCTGTTCTTGCCGTCCGGTGCATCACAGGCAAAACCTGCAACATTAATTGCAAGATATGAATTCCCTGAAGAATGGAATATCTTAATCGCAATTCCTCACATTGAAAAGCATATGGAAGGGGATGATGAAGTGGATGTATTCCAGACCTATTGTCCAATCCCTAAGGAGGAAGTTGAACAGGTATCTCACTTGATTTTAATGAATCTCGTACCATTCATGCTTGAAAAAGACATCAAAAACTTTGGATGGGCTGTCAGTGAGCTTCAAAAAGTGGGATTCAACAAATTGGAACACTCACTTGATGACAGTTACTTGCCTACCATGAAAGCTATTGAGGAAGCTGGAGCTTATGGTGTAGGTATCTCATCATTCGGTCCTGTTCTCTACACCATGTTTGACGAGTCAAATGAATTCATTGTAGAGAAAACCAAAGAGATTATTGGTGATAAGGGAACTGTCTTTGTCACTAAAGCACAAAATCATGGATATGTTATTGAAAAATAA
- a CDS encoding adhesin → MYSEGPTDEAQVDSSQFDGKLLGENELGSVHIHGPFGNPDSKITIAYVIGMHPLESKSHRALFEELTAKDNLNYCYFLYNINVNDKASETEGRLEGQKLAQEFIRDDIINKKYDLFMDIHSNRGPKGPGDYQITNFVFAPGFDEKSERYMEEIIDRIDEIVYYAPEFRSSPPYITEPTAKAGIPTLVYECFSYEEFEYTSRLASKLVDAVDNLDF, encoded by the coding sequence ATGTATTCCGAAGGCCCAACCGATGAAGCACAGGTAGATTCTAGTCAATTTGACGGAAAATTACTTGGTGAAAATGAATTAGGCAGTGTACATATTCATGGTCCTTTTGGAAATCCTGACTCAAAAATCACAATAGCCTATGTAATTGGGATGCATCCTCTTGAAAGCAAATCCCATAGGGCACTGTTCGAGGAACTGACAGCTAAGGACAATTTGAACTACTGCTATTTCCTCTATAACATCAACGTCAATGACAAGGCTTCAGAAACGGAGGGGCGCCTTGAAGGACAGAAACTGGCTCAGGAATTTATTAGAGATGACATAATCAACAAGAAATATGATTTGTTCATGGACATCCATTCCAACAGAGGTCCGAAAGGTCCGGGCGATTATCAAATAACCAATTTCGTTTTTGCACCGGGTTTTGATGAGAAATCCGAAAGGTATATGGAAGAGATAATTGACAGAATCGATGAGATTGTCTATTACGCTCCAGAATTCAGATCAAGCCCTCCATACATTACCGAACCGACAGCAAAAGCCGGAATTCCAACACTTGTCTATGAATGCTTTTCCTATGAGGAATTTGAATACACTAGCCGATTGGCATCAAAATTAGTTGATGCTGTTGATAATTTGGATTTCTGA
- a CDS encoding ferritin, translating into MVSEKMEKALNGQLNAEVYSGYLYLSMAAYFEDEDLDGFANWMRVQAEEELEHGMKFYDYIIRRGASVTLTAIEGPQTEWDSPAAAFNHVLEHEKMVTGLINDLVDLAIEEKDHATNNFLQWFVEEQVEEEENAMELVAKIKFAEGDNRLMYELNKELGGRAPSED; encoded by the coding sequence ATGGTATCTGAAAAAATGGAAAAGGCTTTAAACGGCCAATTAAACGCTGAAGTATACTCAGGATATTTATACTTATCCATGGCAGCTTACTTTGAAGATGAAGACTTAGATGGATTCGCTAACTGGATGAGAGTCCAAGCTGAAGAAGAATTAGAACACGGAATGAAATTCTATGACTACATCATAAGAAGAGGAGCTTCCGTAACATTAACCGCTATTGAAGGACCTCAAACCGAATGGGATTCTCCAGCAGCAGCATTCAATCACGTTCTTGAACACGAAAAAATGGTAACTGGTCTCATTAACGACTTAGTTGATTTGGCTATTGAAGAAAAAGACCATGCAACCAACAACTTCTTGCAATGGTTTGTTGAAGAACAAGTCGAAGAAGAAGAAAACGCTATGGAATTAGTCGCAAAAATCAAATTCGCAGAAGGCGACAACAGATTAATGTATGAACTTAACAAGGAATTAGGTGGACGTGCACCTTCCGAAGACTAG
- the nudC gene encoding NAD(+) diphosphatase — MIEKSLYENYEVNFDETKTPDSDDYLFIFNNERELYLNEDKKLPKSLDDFKIDFCFYIGDYKDAKAFVVNVESDESFYPLQEVYEFDHDLYHIAGKAVLVRDWYVSHRFCGRCGTETQIDEKDMMLKCPSCGQNHYPRIAPAIIVAIRNGDELLMAKHSYHDNIRYALIAGFVEPGESIEEAVHREVLEEVGVKIKNLEYQRSQSWPFPNSLMLAFTADYDSGEIKVDGDEIVKANWFKKDEIIRYGSDISISDWLIQSFIDSIE; from the coding sequence ATGATAGAAAAATCCCTTTATGAAAACTATGAAGTCAATTTTGATGAAACAAAAACACCAGACAGTGATGATTATTTATTCATTTTCAACAATGAAAGAGAATTATATTTAAATGAGGATAAGAAATTGCCTAAATCATTGGATGATTTTAAAATTGATTTTTGTTTTTATATTGGAGATTATAAGGATGCAAAAGCTTTTGTTGTTAATGTTGAAAGTGATGAATCATTTTACCCTTTGCAGGAGGTTTATGAGTTTGACCATGACCTTTACCACATTGCCGGAAAAGCCGTACTTGTAAGGGATTGGTATGTATCACACAGGTTTTGCGGACGATGTGGAACAGAGACCCAAATAGATGAAAAGGACATGATGTTAAAATGCCCTTCATGCGGACAAAACCATTATCCTCGCATCGCTCCTGCAATTATTGTGGCAATCAGAAATGGTGACGAATTGCTTATGGCAAAACACAGCTATCATGACAACATAAGGTACGCTTTAATAGCTGGATTTGTAGAGCCGGGCGAAAGCATCGAGGAAGCCGTGCATAGGGAGGTTCTTGAGGAAGTTGGAGTTAAAATCAAAAATCTGGAATATCAAAGGAGCCAATCCTGGCCGTTCCCAAATTCACTTATGCTGGCCTTTACCGCAGACTACGATTCAGGCGAAATTAAGGTTGATGGTGATGAAATCGTGAAGGCCAACTGGTTTAAAAAGGATGAGATAATAAGATACGGATCAGACATCAGCATCTCAGACTGGCTGATACAAAGCTTCATCGATTCGATTGAGTGA
- a CDS encoding zinc-ribbon domain-containing protein: protein MKKCPNCGSVIADFEVYCEFCGFDPDYDFGDWEEE from the coding sequence ATGAAAAAATGTCCTAATTGCGGTTCTGTAATTGCGGATTTTGAAGTGTACTGTGAGTTCTGCGGATTTGACCCGGACTATGATTTCGGTGATTGGGAAGAGGAATGA
- a CDS encoding MalY/PatB family protein — protein sequence MKNTEYDFKSVTDRHNTNCLKWDLFDDDLPMWVADMDFKVAPAIQEAIQNRASHPVYGYTVVPDELFEAYIGWWARRYGLNMSREDMAYAMGVMPSISSMIRCLTDVGDEILIQSPVYHVFFYYIEDNNRKVLENELIYEDGKYRIDFDDLEEKLSRVKMMILCNPQNPVGKIWSREDLDRIDELCRKHDVILISDEIHCDLTDPGVKYNPFKANDNVIRCLSPSKSFNIAGFQSSIVHCTNPELLEKIKTQMHVDNSDSCNVFATTAVIAAYNDSEDWFEELREVLYENKQMVKDYLANELPVVRLVECDATYLLWLDCSELNTQSKVLSEFLRQNQGLFLSAGSDFGECGDNFLRMNIACPPELLKDGLARLKAGVIALNNINRLSKNI from the coding sequence ATGAAAAATACTGAATACGATTTCAAAAGCGTGACTGACAGGCACAACACCAATTGCCTCAAATGGGACCTTTTCGATGATGACCTGCCGATGTGGGTGGCTGATATGGACTTCAAGGTGGCTCCGGCCATTCAGGAAGCCATCCAAAACAGGGCAAGTCATCCGGTATACGGATATACTGTAGTTCCGGATGAGCTGTTTGAAGCTTATATTGGCTGGTGGGCGAGAAGATATGGTTTGAACATGTCCCGTGAGGATATGGCATATGCGATGGGAGTGATGCCGTCAATCTCATCAATGATAAGGTGCCTGACCGATGTGGGCGACGAGATACTGATTCAGTCACCGGTCTATCACGTTTTCTTCTATTACATTGAGGACAACAATCGCAAGGTCCTCGAAAATGAACTGATTTATGAAGATGGCAAGTATAGGATTGACTTTGACGATTTGGAAGAGAAGCTGTCAAGGGTCAAGATGATGATTCTCTGCAATCCCCAAAATCCCGTAGGAAAGATCTGGTCAAGGGAGGATTTGGACAGAATCGATGAGCTTTGCAGAAAGCATGACGTGATTCTGATTTCAGATGAGATTCACTGCGATTTGACAGATCCTGGAGTTAAATATAATCCATTTAAAGCCAATGACAATGTCATAAGGTGCCTGTCCCCTTCAAAGTCATTCAACATTGCAGGATTTCAAAGCTCCATAGTTCACTGTACAAACCCTGAGCTTTTAGAGAAAATCAAGACTCAAATGCATGTGGACAATTCAGATTCATGCAATGTGTTTGCCACAACGGCTGTGATTGCGGCTTACAATGATTCAGAGGATTGGTTTGAGGAGCTGAGGGAAGTCCTCTATGAAAACAAGCAAATGGTTAAGGATTATCTGGCCAACGAATTGCCAGTGGTAAGGCTGGTTGAATGTGATGCGACATATCTGCTTTGGCTTGACTGTTCTGAGTTAAATACACAATCAAAAGTTTTATCTGAATTTCTAAGGCAAAATCAGGGACTCTTCCTGTCTGCAGGAAGTGACTTTGGCGAATGCGGCGATAATTTCTTGAGAATGAACATTGCATGCCCTCCGGAATTGCTGAAGGACGGATTGGCAAGACTTAAGGCAGGTGTAATCGCCTTGAACAACATTAACAGGCTATCAAAAAATATCTGA
- a CDS encoding nitroreductase family protein, translating into MSDFEEIINTRRSIRQYADKEVSDEDILKILKAGMQAPGSRLGAEPWEFVVIKNKDTLMKLAEIKPRVKTAPVAILLVANIDRAFYKAHWQQDMSAACENMLLEAVNLGLGGLWNGVAPTEETMAKVAELFDLDNETHVPFSIVTIGYPAEGWENKFMDKFDEERIHYEKY; encoded by the coding sequence ATGTCTGATTTTGAAGAAATTATTAATACAAGAAGAAGCATTAGGCAATACGCAGATAAGGAAGTCAGTGACGAGGATATCCTTAAGATATTGAAGGCAGGTATGCAGGCCCCAGGATCAAGGCTTGGAGCCGAACCGTGGGAGTTTGTAGTTATCAAAAACAAGGATACTCTAATGAAACTGGCGGAAATCAAGCCTAGGGTAAAGACAGCTCCTGTTGCAATACTGCTTGTGGCAAACATTGACAGGGCATTCTATAAGGCACATTGGCAACAGGACATGTCAGCTGCCTGTGAAAACATGCTGCTTGAAGCCGTAAATCTTGGATTGGGCGGCCTTTGGAACGGTGTTGCACCAACCGAAGAAACAATGGCTAAGGTAGCTGAACTGTTTGATTTGGACAATGAAACACATGTTCCGTTTTCCATAGTCACTATCGGATATCCTGCCGAAGGATGGGAAAACAAGTTCATGGACAAGTTCGATGAGGAAAGAATACATTATGAAAAATACTGA
- a CDS encoding DUF308 domain-containing protein, with the protein MINKGAGILSIILGLIFMIFPMFSAGLVSIIVGLSLLFFGISAIFMGINMRNNVDNTFSVITIIIGLIAVIFGFLFIFYIDALSFLVGIQFYLVGFIMIVFGITGLVSRMSRVSTFTSILVLLMGLIAIALAIFAMSEPIYIAIIIGIVLIIEGIALLLSD; encoded by the coding sequence ATGATTAACAAAGGTGCTGGAATATTAAGCATAATTCTCGGTTTAATCTTCATGATTTTCCCAATGTTTTCAGCAGGATTGGTCTCAATAATTGTTGGGCTAAGCTTACTGTTTTTTGGAATCTCAGCTATATTCATGGGAATCAACATGAGAAACAATGTTGACAATACCTTTTCAGTGATAACTATTATAATTGGACTAATAGCTGTCATATTTGGATTCTTGTTCATATTCTATATTGATGCATTATCATTCCTTGTAGGTATCCAATTCTACCTTGTAGGATTTATCATGATAGTCTTCGGTATCACTGGACTTGTATCCAGAATGAGCCGTGTATCTACCTTTACTTCAATATTGGTATTGTTAATGGGACTCATTGCAATCGCACTTGCAATATTCGCAATGTCAGAGCCTATATACATTGCAATAATCATTGGCATAGTCTTAATCATAGAAGGAATTGCTTTGCTTTTATCAGATTAA